The Camelina sativa cultivar DH55 unplaced genomic scaffold, Cs unpScaffold01273, whole genome shotgun sequence DNA window TAGGCCTCTCTATAAATATACTCTGCATGGCTCTCACTCTCtcctcaccaaaaaaaaaaaccttgagcCAGTCAATAATCTCCTtaaaacttttctctctttctcgatcgtgtttaattttattttttttgcttcaagaaaattaaaaatgcaaTACCAGACAGAATCGTGGGGATCATACAAGATGAACAAGATAGGGTTCGGCAGTGTGGGGATGGTGGCTGACACTGGTCTGCTTCGCATAGAGTCTCTGGCGGCAGAGAGCGCTGTGGTGATATTCAGCGTGAGCACGTGCTGCATGTGCCACGCCGTGAAGGGTCTCTTCCGAGGAATGGGAGTCAGCCCCGCGGTCCACGAGCTCGACCTCCACCCCTATGGCGGCGACATCCAGCGAGCCCTCATCCGCCTCCTCGGCTGCTCCGGCGCCTCTTCTCCCGGGTCTCTTCCGGTCGTCTTCATTGGCGGTAAACTAGTTGGAGCTATGGACAGAGTCATGGCTTCCCACATCAACGGCTCTCTCGTTCCTCTTCTCAAAGACGCAGGCGCTCT harbors:
- the LOC104774068 gene encoding glutaredoxin-C7-like — translated: MQYQTESWGSYKMNKIGFGSVGMVADTGLLRIESLAAESAVVIFSVSTCCMCHAVKGLFRGMGVSPAVHELDLHPYGGDIQRALIRLLGCSGASSPGSLPVVFIGGKLVGAMDRVMASHINGSLVPLLKDAGALWL